In Candidatus Omnitrophota bacterium, the following proteins share a genomic window:
- a CDS encoding DUF72 domain-containing protein codes for MKKGRVFIGTSGYSYAHWGDGLFYPEGLRENKWLEYYSKFFNTVELNVTFYRLPRRSTFENWYKKTPKDFVFVVKGSRYITHVKKLNGINDDLLKLFNLLKELKEKLGIVLWQFPPDMKLDIKRLEKFCKDISGYKIRYAFEFRHSSWFNEEVYTLLRNYNFSLCIAHSPFWPMVEIVTSDFIYLRFHGGKTLYGSEYTEKELKFWVDKAKIWIEKGIDLYAYFNNDACGYAVKNAIRLKDLLTI; via the coding sequence GTGAAAAAGGGAAGGGTTTTTATTGGAACAAGTGGTTATAGCTATGCTCACTGGGGAGATGGTTTGTTTTATCCTGAAGGGCTCCGAGAGAATAAATGGTTAGAATATTACTCTAAATTCTTTAACACTGTAGAATTAAATGTTACTTTCTATCGTCTTCCGCGGAGAAGCACATTTGAAAATTGGTATAAGAAAACTCCCAAGGATTTCGTATTCGTTGTTAAAGGTTCAAGATATATTACCCATGTAAAGAAACTCAATGGTATTAATGATGATCTTCTAAAATTGTTTAATCTACTTAAAGAACTGAAAGAAAAATTGGGAATAGTTTTATGGCAATTTCCTCCGGACATGAAATTAGATATTAAAAGATTAGAAAAATTTTGTAAAGATATTTCGGGATATAAAATCCGTTATGCTTTTGAATTTCGCCATTCCTCATGGTTCAATGAGGAAGTATATACTCTTTTAAGGAATTACAATTTTTCTTTATGTATTGCCCATTCACCATTTTGGCCGATGGTTGAGATTGTTACCAGTGACTTTATATATCTACGCTTTCACGGAGGAAAAACGCTTTACGGTTCAGAATATACCGAAAAAGAGTTGAAATTTTGGGTAGATAAGGCTAAAATCTGGATAGAAAAAGGTATTGATCTTTATGCCTATTTTAATAATGATGCTTGCGGCTATGCCGTAAAAAATGCCATAAGGTTAAAAGACCTTTTGACTATCTAA
- the nusB gene encoding transcription antitermination factor NusB, translated as MRKRTVAREMALQCLYQTDVNRVSYEEGRESFWSGVDVNEEIRAYADNLVRGTLANLEKIDSLIKKYAQNWEISRMAVIDRNILRMSCFELNSIKEVPPKVVINEAIELAKKYGDVESPKFINGILDKIFKEDIKKLREI; from the coding sequence ATGCGTAAACGTACAGTGGCACGGGAAATGGCGTTACAATGTCTCTATCAGACAGATGTCAATCGAGTTTCTTATGAGGAAGGTAGAGAAAGTTTTTGGTCAGGTGTAGATGTAAATGAAGAAATTAGAGCATATGCGGACAATTTGGTTAGAGGGACTCTGGCAAATCTTGAAAAAATAGATTCGTTGATTAAGAAATATGCTCAAAACTGGGAAATATCCCGTATGGCAGTTATTGACCGTAATATACTGCGCATGTCTTGTTTTGAACTAAATTCTATTAAAGAAGTTCCTCCAAAAGTAGTGATTAATGAGGCGATAGAATTAGCCAAAAAATATGGCGATGTTGAATCTCCTAAATTTATAAATGGTATACTGGATAAAATTTTTAAAGAAGATATAAAAAAACTTAGAGAGATTTAA
- a CDS encoding riboflavin synthase: protein MFTGIIEELGSVDKILKKDSFFKLEIKAEKIITTLKVGDSVSVNGVCLTIVETKKDKLIFDCIGETLKRTNLGMLKVKEKVNLERALKLDSFLSGHIVLGHVDGMGKILKKIKEESGISLFVDTNKEILDYLVPKGSISLDGVSLTIVEIENSYFSVNIIPHTAENTTLGFKNIGDYLNIEIDIFAKYVNKILTKKKGEHLSEGFLREHGFL, encoded by the coding sequence ATGTTTACAGGAATAATTGAGGAATTGGGTTCAGTGGATAAAATTTTGAAAAAGGATAGTTTTTTTAAATTAGAGATAAAGGCTGAGAAAATTATTACCACATTAAAAGTTGGAGATAGTGTTTCAGTAAATGGCGTATGCTTAACAATTGTGGAGACAAAAAAAGATAAATTAATTTTTGATTGTATCGGAGAGACTTTAAAGCGTACAAACTTAGGAATGCTTAAAGTAAAAGAAAAGGTTAATTTAGAGAGGGCATTAAAGCTCGATTCTTTTTTAAGTGGGCATATCGTTTTAGGACACGTAGATGGAATGGGTAAAATTTTAAAGAAGATTAAAGAAGAAAGTGGAATATCTTTATTTGTGGATACAAATAAAGAGATATTAGATTATCTTGTTCCTAAAGGTTCAATTTCTTTAGATGGAGTAAGTTTGACGATAGTAGAAATAGAAAACAGTTATTTTTCAGTAAATATTATTCCTCACACCGCAGAGAATACTACACTTGGTTTTAAAAATATTGGTGATTATTTGAATATTGAAATAGATATTTTTGCAAAATATGTGAATAAAATTCTTACGAAAAAAAAAGGTGAACACTTAAGCGAAGGATTTCTTAGAGAGCACGGTTTTTTATAA
- a CDS encoding N-6 DNA methylase, which translates to MLKEYLEDITKTFKAGDATEASYYSALKKLLENYLNFKNKKPSITIEARRTKAGKPDFTIRNGKELIGYIEAKDLTLTNLTDVYDTEQIERYRARLPNFILTNFLDLHLFRSGKVVKEVRIGQPSILKKLKTAPPPDNGEDFFKLLDTFFSYNIPELKSAKSLAEELAQKAQLLPSYIIEELNNQEITEIDRIYEAFRKYLIPDLSKEDFADIYAQTITYGLFTARLQYQGKDFSRFIASEYIPKNIHIFHDTFSLISSSALPESITWILDDIATILAHCDIEKIRQDLHRQKGGDPLMHFYETFLAEYDPQKREARGVYYTPLPVVSYITRSINILLKKKFNKRDGFADKTVTLLDPAAGTLTFLAQAILLVKEEVFKGKMAGAWQQIIKNHVLKNFYAFELLMAPYIIGHLKISLLLEDLGYKFQKR; encoded by the coding sequence ATGCTTAAAGAATATCTCGAAGACATTACAAAAACTTTTAAAGCTGGTGATGCCACAGAAGCCAGTTATTATTCTGCTTTAAAGAAATTATTAGAAAACTATCTAAATTTTAAGAATAAAAAACCTTCTATTACAATTGAAGCAAGAAGAACAAAGGCAGGAAAACCCGATTTTACAATACGAAATGGCAAAGAACTAATTGGTTATATAGAAGCCAAAGATTTAACCTTAACCAATTTAACCGATGTTTATGATACAGAACAGATTGAGCGCTACAGGGCTCGATTGCCAAATTTTATTTTAACTAACTTTTTAGATCTTCATCTTTTTAGGAGTGGTAAGGTCGTAAAAGAAGTTAGGATTGGTCAACCGTCAATTCTTAAAAAATTAAAAACAGCGCCACCGCCAGACAACGGGGAAGATTTCTTTAAGCTCCTTGATACCTTCTTTTCATACAACATCCCTGAATTAAAGTCAGCGAAGTCTTTAGCAGAAGAATTAGCTCAGAAGGCCCAGCTCTTGCCTTCTTATATTATTGAAGAGCTAAACAACCAAGAAATTACTGAGATAGACAGGATTTATGAAGCCTTTAGGAAATATTTGATTCCGGATTTATCAAAAGAGGATTTTGCGGATATTTATGCTCAGACTATAACTTATGGATTATTTACTGCACGGCTTCAATATCAAGGCAAAGACTTTAGCCGTTTTATAGCTTCCGAATATATCCCCAAAAATATCCATATTTTTCATGATACTTTTTCTCTTATTTCAAGTTCAGCTTTACCTGAATCCATAACCTGGATTTTGGATGATATCGCCACGATTTTAGCCCACTGCGATATAGAAAAAATTAGACAGGATTTACATCGCCAAAAAGGCGGTGACCCCTTAATGCATTTCTACGAAACATTTTTAGCTGAGTATGACCCCCAAAAAAGAGAAGCAAGAGGTGTATATTATACCCCGCTTCCAGTTGTTTCTTATATTACACGGTCAATAAATATACTACTAAAGAAAAAATTTAACAAGAGAGACGGTTTTGCGGATAAAACTGTTACGCTTTTAGACCCCGCTGCAGGAACACTCACCTTTTTAGCTCAGGCGATTTTATTGGTTAAGGAAGAGGTTTTTAAGGGAAAAATGGCGGGAGCTTGGCAGCAAATAATTAAAAATCATGTCTTGAAAAATTTCTATGCCTTTGAGTTGTTAATGGCGCCCTATATTATAGGACATCTTAAAATATCGTTGCTTCTAGAAGATTTAGGTTATAAATTTCAAAAAAGATGA
- the ribE gene encoding 6,7-dimethyl-8-ribityllumazine synthase, which produces MKLIKGDLVVEDKKFAIVVSRFNEFISQKLLEGCIDTLLRHGAKEEDILVTWAPGSFEIPLIASKLVQSKKFQAVICLGTIIRGATPHFDYISAEVTKGIAQINISTGIPVIFGIITADNIEQAIERAGTKEGNKGRDAALSAIEMANLLDKIK; this is translated from the coding sequence ATGAAGTTGATTAAAGGAGATTTAGTAGTAGAGGATAAGAAGTTTGCTATTGTGGTTTCGCGTTTTAATGAATTTATAAGTCAGAAACTACTTGAGGGATGTATTGATACCCTACTAAGGCATGGTGCAAAGGAGGAAGATATTTTAGTAACTTGGGCCCCTGGTTCTTTTGAAATTCCTCTTATTGCTTCAAAACTTGTTCAATCTAAAAAATTTCAGGCGGTAATCTGTTTAGGAACAATTATTCGTGGTGCTACTCCTCATTTTGATTATATTTCTGCCGAAGTAACCAAAGGGATTGCACAGATAAACATTTCTACGGGGATTCCCGTTATTTTTGGGATAATTACTGCTGATAATATAGAACAGGCAATTGAACGCGCAGGGACCAAAGAAGGTAATAAAGGTAGAGATGCAGCATTATCTGCTATTGAGATGGCGAATCTTTTAGATAAGATAAAATAG
- the ribD gene encoding bifunctional diaminohydroxyphosphoribosylaminopyrimidine deaminase/5-amino-6-(5-phosphoribosylamino)uracil reductase RibD, with protein MNHEDYMRTAFKLALKSKGLTSPNPLVGCVIVKEGRILGKGFHKRAGFPHAEIEALREAGGRAKGAVLYVNLEPCCHYGRTPPCTKAIISAGIKKVYTAMVDPNPLNNGKGIKELREKGIEVEVGILEDEARKINEVFVKYITQRIPFIIVKVAQSLDGKITTKTGESKWITSEKARTFAKELRNEVDAVVVGVNTIIKDNPLLNPAFKTLNSKVYYKIILDSRLRMPLKARVLSEKSIGKLIIATTKYAPKRRMQEFKNRAEVIVVNDKDGRVDLKTLARKLFEKEIAHVLVEGGGETIASFLEGKLVDKIYFFISPKIIGGREAITSVEGEGVEKLNKAILLKNTAIKRIGDDFLISGYIKK; from the coding sequence ATGAACCACGAAGATTATATGCGTACTGCTTTTAAACTGGCTCTGAAATCAAAAGGACTTACCAGCCCTAATCCGCTAGTAGGTTGTGTTATTGTAAAAGAAGGAAGAATATTAGGTAAAGGATTTCATAAAAGAGCAGGGTTTCCTCACGCAGAAATAGAAGCGTTAAGAGAGGCGGGAGGGAGAGCAAAAGGGGCAGTTTTATATGTAAATCTTGAACCTTGTTGTCATTATGGCAGAACTCCTCCGTGCACCAAAGCAATAATTTCTGCAGGGATAAAAAAAGTTTATACGGCGATGGTTGATCCTAATCCTCTAAATAACGGGAAAGGAATAAAAGAATTAAGAGAAAAAGGGATTGAGGTGGAGGTAGGAATTTTAGAAGATGAGGCAAGGAAAATTAATGAGGTTTTCGTAAAATACATTACTCAAAGAATCCCTTTTATAATTGTAAAAGTTGCTCAGAGTCTTGATGGAAAGATTACTACCAAGACCGGAGAATCTAAATGGATTACTTCGGAAAAGGCACGTACATTTGCAAAGGAATTACGTAACGAAGTAGATGCGGTAGTAGTAGGGGTAAATACAATAATTAAAGATAACCCTCTCTTAAACCCTGCATTCAAAACTCTAAATTCAAAGGTTTACTATAAGATTATTTTGGATTCAAGATTGAGGATGCCGCTTAAGGCAAGAGTCCTTTCTGAAAAATCTATTGGGAAATTAATTATTGCTACCACAAAGTATGCTCCTAAGAGAAGAATGCAAGAATTTAAAAACAGGGCAGAAGTTATAGTAGTTAATGATAAAGATGGCAGAGTTGATTTAAAGACTTTAGCGAGAAAATTGTTTGAAAAAGAAATAGCCCATGTTTTAGTAGAAGGAGGGGGAGAAACCATCGCTTCTTTTTTAGAGGGAAAACTTGTAGATAAAATTTATTTCTTTATTAGTCCAAAAATAATCGGAGGTCGAGAGGCAATTACTTCTGTGGAAGGAGAAGGTGTTGAGAAATTGAATAAGGCAATTTTATTGAAAAATACAGCGATAAAAAGGATAGGAGATGATTTTTTAATTTCTGGTTATATAAAAAAATAG
- a CDS encoding PHP domain-containing protein: METQFADLHIHSSFSDGFFTPKEIVNKANEKKLSCIAVTDHDCVDAIPHLFRYASSLEVIPAVELTTELDDKEIHILGYFIDHQEESFVNRLKEFCRAREKRIYRMVEKLNAFGINIDYKEVVTEKREGSVGRLHLAQVLLKRGYVRSISEAFSRYIGNHAPCYVQRFRLLPHEAIRMVKEVGGVTVLAHPYKMNKDELIEKLVKEGIEGIEVYHPDQSSLITEHYLYLARRYSLLVTGGSDCHGIKGKRELGSIKISYEWVKEMKERIKER; this comes from the coding sequence TTGGAAACACAATTTGCTGACCTTCATATCCATTCCTCTTTTTCAGACGGTTTTTTTACACCTAAGGAAATTGTTAATAAAGCGAATGAGAAGAAACTTTCTTGTATTGCAGTTACTGATCACGACTGTGTAGATGCCATTCCTCATCTTTTTAGATACGCTTCTTCTTTAGAAGTGATTCCTGCCGTAGAGTTGACCACTGAACTTGATGATAAAGAGATCCATATTTTAGGATATTTCATAGATCATCAGGAAGAAAGTTTTGTTAATAGATTAAAAGAATTTTGTCGGGCAAGAGAAAAAAGGATATATAGGATGGTAGAAAAGCTCAATGCTTTTGGGATCAATATAGACTATAAAGAGGTTGTGACGGAAAAAAGAGAAGGCTCGGTAGGTAGACTACACTTGGCACAGGTTTTATTAAAACGTGGTTATGTAAGAAGTATTTCTGAAGCATTTTCTAGATATATTGGTAATCATGCACCCTGTTATGTACAAAGATTTCGTCTTTTACCCCACGAAGCAATAAGAATGGTTAAAGAAGTAGGAGGAGTAACTGTTCTTGCCCATCCTTATAAGATGAATAAAGATGAACTGATTGAAAAATTGGTAAAAGAGGGTATTGAAGGGATTGAAGTTTATCATCCCGACCAATCTTCTTTAATAACTGAGCATTATCTATATTTAGCAAGAAGATATTCTCTTTTGGTTACCGGAGGTTCTGATTGTCATGGAATAAAGGGGAAAAGAGAGCTGGGGAGTATAAAAATTTCTTATGAATGGGTTAAGGAGATGAAAGAGAGGATTAAAGAACGATGA